CCTACGACACCGCGTTCGGTTACGCGGTTCACTCGACCCTGGCCTCGCACTACATCTCCGCGTATGCCACCGATGAGCAGAAGCGCCGGTGGATCCTCAAGATGGTCAGCGGGGAGATGGTGATAGCGGTCGCGATGACCGAGCCCGGCACCGGCTCGGATCTGCAGGCGATTCGCACCACCGCGGTCCGCGACGGCGACGAGTACGTCATCAACGGGTCGAAGACGTTCATTTCCAACGGATCCCACTGCGACCTCGTGGTGATCGTCGTCCGAACCGAGCCGGGACTGTCGCTGATCGTGGCCGAAACCGAAGGCCTGCGGGGGTTCCAGCGGGGCAGGGTGCTGGAGAAGATCGGCCAGCACGGCCAGGACACCCGGGAGCTGTCGTTCACCGACATGCGGGTGCCGGCCGCGAACCTGCTCGGCGGCGTCGAGGGCAACGGGCTTGCCCAGTTACTCGAGCAGCTTCCCCGCGAGCGGCTCACGCTCGGCGTCGAGGCGGTCGCGATGACCGAGGCCGCCGTCGTCGAGACCGTCCGCTACGTCAGGGAACGCACCGCGTTCGGCAGGCCGCTGCTGGACTTCCAGAACACCAAATTCGTGCTGGCCGAATGCAAAGCCGAGGTGCTCGCCGGCAAGACGCTCATCGACCACTGCATCGGTTTGTACCAGGACGGAAAGCTCGATGCCGCGACGGCGTCGATCGCCAAGTTGTGGGGCTCGGACAAGCAGGTCGAGGTGATCGACAAGTGCCTGCAGCTGTTCGGCGGCTACGGCTACATGATGGAGTATCCGATCGCGCGGCTGTACGCCGCGGCGCGGGTGCAGAAGATCTACGGCGGCACCAACGAGATCATGAAGGTTCTCATCGCCCGCAGCCTGTAGCCGTGCGGCAGAGTCGGAAGATGTTATCCCATGGACATTGCCGGTAGCAGCGCACTGGTCACCGGTGGCGCATCCGGACTCGGGCTGGCCACCGTGCAGATGCTCGCGAAGGCCCGGGCCGGTGTGGTCGCCGTCGATCTGCCGACGGCCGACACCGCCGAACTGAAACGGCTCGGCGACGCCGTGCGATTCGCGGCCGCCGACGTCACCGACGAGGCAGCGGTGACCGCGGCAGTCGATGCCGCCAACGCCGACAAGACATTGCGCATCGTGGTCAACTGCGCCGGAATCGCCAGCGGCATCAAAACGGTCAGCAAGAAAGGCCCTTTCCCGCTCGGCGCCTTCGAGCAGGTCGTCAAGGTCAACCTGACCGGAACTTTCAACGTCGTGCGGCTGGGTGCCTATGCGATGTCGCAGAACGATCCCGTCGGCGGTGAGCG
This window of the Mycolicibacterium chubuense NBB4 genome carries:
- a CDS encoding acyl-CoA dehydrogenase family protein; the encoded protein is MPGLLFPDYVTPWETDDHRLLRKHAAAFFAKEATPNQARWAKQQQVDREFWNKAGDAGLLGLDLPDQYGGGGGTFSHEAVILQERTYAYDTAFGYAVHSTLASHYISAYATDEQKRRWILKMVSGEMVIAVAMTEPGTGSDLQAIRTTAVRDGDEYVINGSKTFISNGSHCDLVVIVVRTEPGLSLIVAETEGLRGFQRGRVLEKIGQHGQDTRELSFTDMRVPAANLLGGVEGNGLAQLLEQLPRERLTLGVEAVAMTEAAVVETVRYVRERTAFGRPLLDFQNTKFVLAECKAEVLAGKTLIDHCIGLYQDGKLDAATASIAKLWGSDKQVEVIDKCLQLFGGYGYMMEYPIARLYAAARVQKIYGGTNEIMKVLIARSL
- a CDS encoding SDR family NAD(P)-dependent oxidoreductase, whose translation is MDIAGSSALVTGGASGLGLATVQMLAKARAGVVAVDLPTADTAELKRLGDAVRFAAADVTDEAAVTAAVDAANADKTLRIVVNCAGIASGIKTVSKKGPFPLGAFEQVVKVNLTGTFNVVRLGAYAMSQNDPVGGERGVIVNTSSGAAFDGQIGQAAYSASKGGVAAATLPLARDLASYLIRVNTIAPGLFRTPLLGSLSEAALSALTAQALHPGRLGDPPEFAHLVKAIVENPMLNGETIRLDGAVRVPPK